One Artemia franciscana unplaced genomic scaffold, ASM3288406v1 Scaffold_2997, whole genome shotgun sequence genomic region harbors:
- the LOC136043103 gene encoding putative acetyltransferase SH0499, producing the protein MRVIPARLRTLMLKTAGAEIGQSTRILEGGYYYGDLSRLRIGSGVFINVAVDLFPTGGIHIGNNAAIGPRTLISTAHHSTTNADRRGGRQKFSPVTIGDGAWLGANVTVLGGVVIGEGAVIAAGSLVTRDCDPHTLYAGTPAKLVKRLDHSSDRAELTPSLHAVDELQDLPSVQGQRSAR; encoded by the coding sequence ATGCGCGTCATCCCCGCACGGTTGCGAACCCTCATGCTGAAGACCGCTGGTGCCGAGATCGGTCAAAGCACGAGGATCCTCGAAGGCGGCTATTACTACGGCGACCTCTCGAGGTTGCGTATAGGCTCTGGCGTCTTCATCAACGTCGCGGTCGACCTGTTCCCCACAGGCGGGATCCACATCGGCAACAATGCTGCAATCGGGCCGCGGACGCTGATTTCGACCGCACACCACAGCACCACGAACGCGGATCGCCGAGGCGGGCGCCAGAAGTTCTCTCCAGTCACGATCGGTGACGGTGCGTGGCTTGGCGCGAACGTCACCGTTCTCGGCGGCGTCGTCATCGGAGAGGGCGCAGTGATCGCCGCCGGGTCCTTGGTGACTCGCGACTGCGATCCCCACACGCTCTACGCAGGAACGCCAGCGAAGCTCGTCAAGCGACTTGATCACTCAAGCGATCGCGCCGAGTTGACGCCATCCCTCCACGCCGTAGACGAGTTGCAGGATCTCCCCAGCGTTCAGGGCCAGCGAAGCGCCCGCTGA
- the LOC136043104 gene encoding tyrosine recombinase XerC-like: MDGLLDSFIDYLRRRRRAPVTVRKRRAVIARLLTEIDPYTATLFELDEWVHTHWTADESLNAAVSGLRGFFRWMHASGRRPDNPAAELETVTVERRPARIATDTDILAGIANADHETEMMIRLAAECGLRRHEVAKVHTDDIEAGEWLHVIGKGGKHRVVHLTPELQTLIRRAPAGYLFPGGTDGHLHPNTVYEHIRRAVGANPHSLRHRAGTVVYEGTGHDLRVAQEFLGHSSPEMTARYVHVTRPDLLRASEASRLAA, translated from the coding sequence ATGGACGGACTACTCGACTCATTCATCGACTACCTGCGCCGCCGACGCCGAGCCCCGGTCACGGTCCGTAAACGCCGCGCCGTCATCGCCCGACTCCTCACCGAGATCGACCCCTACACGGCAACACTGTTCGAACTCGACGAATGGGTCCACACCCACTGGACCGCCGACGAATCCCTCAACGCCGCCGTATCCGGGCTCCGCGGATTCTTCCGATGGATGCACGCCTCCGGGCGGCGCCCCGACAACCCCGCAGCTGAACTCGAAACCGTCACCGTCGAACGCCGACCCGCCAGAATCGCCACCGACACCGACATCCTCGCCGGCATCGCCAACGCCGACCACGAAACCGAAATGATGATCCGCCTCGCCGCCGAATGCGGACTCCGTAGGCACGAGGTCGCGAAAGTCCACACCGACGACATCGAAGCCGGTGAATGGCTGCACGTCATCGGCAAAGGCGGGAAACACCGGGTCGTGCACCTCACCCCCGAGCTTCAAACCCTCATCCGCCGTGCACCAGCCGGATACCTGTTCCCCGGAGGAACGGACGGACACCTGCACCCCAACACCGTCTACGAACACATCCGCCGCGCTGTCGGCGCAAACCCCCACTCCCTCAGACACCGTGCCGGAACCGTCGTCTACGAAGGCACCGGCCACGACCTCCGCGTCGCACAAGAATTCCTCGGCCACTCCTCACCCGAGATGACCGCACGCTACGTGCACGTCACACGACCCGATCTGCTCCGCGCATCCGAAGCCTCGCGCCTGGCGGCGTAG
- the LOC136043105 gene encoding SPbeta prophage-derived putative HNH endonuclease YoqL-like yields the protein MNAAAGTKTCTKCLTTMPIEDFALCRRNKDGRHSHCRECRRAHYQANRGRILAQQKEAYQGEGGERKRAYQRGWRQRNPNASREWFAAHPEYKREWYASNRERVADRSRAESERRRRLLRDAACGCVGTLDCTGASCGYCGAAADGFDHIQPLIRGGRHCVSNLIPACGPCNSAKRDKTLIEFIEDRERRGIRLLCDETLRGPICAGDRAHAQGYGGGA from the coding sequence ATGAACGCCGCTGCTGGAACGAAGACGTGCACGAAGTGCCTCACGACAATGCCTATCGAGGACTTCGCTCTCTGCCGGCGCAACAAGGATGGTCGCCATTCCCACTGCCGCGAGTGCAGGCGAGCGCACTATCAGGCAAATCGTGGGCGCATCCTGGCGCAACAGAAGGAGGCGTATCAGGGTGAGGGTGGCGAGCGGAAGCGTGCCTATCAACGTGGGTGGCGGCAGCGTAATCCAAATGCGTCGAGGGAGTGGTTCGCCGCGCATCCTGAGTACAAGCGTGAGTGGTATGCGAGCAATCGTGAGCGCGTTGCGGACCGATCCCGGGCAGAGTCCGAGCGTCGGCGCCGGCTACTCCGCGATGCGGCATGCGGTTGCGTTGGGACTCTGGATTGCACCGGAGCCAGCTGCGGCTACTGCGGCGCCGCAGCTGACGGATTCGACCACATCCAACCCCTAATCAGAGGCGGACGCCACTGCGTATCGAACCTGATTCCCGCATGCGGTCCGTGCAACTCGGCGAAGCGCGACAAGACACTGATCGAGTTCATCGAGGACCGCGAGCGGCGAGGTATCCGCCTCCTGTGCGACGAAACGCTGCGCGGCCCGATCTGCGCCGGGGATAGGGCGCACGCTCAGGGCTACGGGGGCGGTGCCTGA
- the LOC136043106 gene encoding uncharacterized protein LOC136043106 → MIRSLFLHSVVVLSRSQPTTTTAQGPPHEHPRSSTAAAPPRNAPTSPPTPHPTARQRDPEPTPALPRPDPPGYATSGTDPDSSASSTAHSPHDRSQRITSTRAPKG, encoded by the coding sequence ATGATTCGATCTCTCTTTCTGCATTCAGTCGTTGTTCTGTCACGTTCCCAACCCACGACGACAACCGCACAGGGACCGCCTCACGAACATCCGCGATCATCAACGGCCGCCGCTCCACCGCGTAATGCTCCGACATCGCCACCAACGCCACATCCAACGGCACGTCAGCGAGATCCTGAGCCCACTCCCGCGCTGCCGCGGCCTGATCCTCCGGGGTACGCCACCTCGGGAACTGATCCCGATAGTTCAGCTTCGTCAACAGCACATTCGCCTCACGATCGTTCACAGCGCATCACATCCACACGCGCCCCGAAGGGGTGA